A window of the Pseudomonas fluorescens genome harbors these coding sequences:
- a CDS encoding CpsD/CapB family tyrosine-protein kinase, translated as MDGSTNKSLSIASPSESNLTSTVLDLDLRILFLTAANPGAGTTTSALALASQLAQMSSGQVLYVDASQSASNLTQQLNLSKERGLRDLLFNPDNPPLLQDCVVQVSSLPFHVLPNGRPIRTMEHLTAERLSPLLDQLGSQYRFVVIDGDAVYSAADTLVISTQVDGVVFVVRAEDTRWEVAQAAVQRLTQAGAKVVGSVFNRRKYYMPKWLYKNL; from the coding sequence ATGGACGGTTCAACCAACAAAAGCCTGAGCATTGCCAGCCCCAGCGAGTCGAACCTGACTTCGACCGTGCTGGACCTGGATCTGCGGATCCTGTTCCTGACCGCCGCCAACCCCGGCGCCGGCACCACCACCAGCGCGCTGGCACTGGCCAGTCAACTGGCGCAGATGAGCAGCGGCCAGGTGCTGTATGTCGACGCCAGCCAGTCGGCGAGCAACCTCACCCAGCAACTGAACCTGAGCAAGGAGCGCGGCCTGCGCGACCTGCTGTTCAATCCGGACAATCCGCCACTGTTGCAGGACTGCGTGGTGCAGGTGTCGAGCCTGCCGTTCCACGTGCTGCCCAACGGCCGGCCGATCCGCACCATGGAACACCTGACCGCCGAGCGCCTGAGCCCGTTGCTCGATCAACTGGGCAGCCAGTACCGCTTTGTGGTGATCGACGGCGACGCGGTGTATTCGGCTGCCGACACGCTGGTCATCAGCACCCAGGTCGACGGCGTGGTGTTCGTGGTCCGCGCTGAAGACACCCGCTGGGAAGTCGCGCAAGCGGCGGTGCAGCGCTTGACCCAGGCCGGGGCGAAAGTGGTCGGCAGCGTGTTCAACCGACGCAAGTACTACATGCCCAAATGGCTCTACAAAAACCTGTAA
- a CDS encoding UDP-glucose dehydrogenase family protein, whose translation MDVSVFGTGYVGLIQAAALADVGHRVLCVDIDPNKIKQLQQAVPPISEPGLSATLEENIKAGRLLFSTQASDAVEHAGLIFIAVGTPADEDGSADLSHVLNVARQIASFMEDDRTLIIKSTVPVGTADQVLHTAEEELQRRGKSALAVRVVSNPEFLKEGSALADCMRPDRIIVGTRDDLAREQMSELYAPFCRNHEKLMFMDNRSAELTKYAANAMLATRISFMNELANLTELLGADIEAVRKGIGSDPRIGYHFIYPGCGFGGSCFPKDLRALLHTAEHNGMPLKLLRSVTDVNDSQRHILFSKLKAQFPQGLAGKSIAIWGLAFKPNTDDMREAPSRYLMDALWAEGASVQAYDPEAMSECRRIYGYRNDLHLCATRDDTLEDADALVICTEWKNFRVVDFELLASKLRSKVIIDGRNLYNPEQVAAAGLHYSGIGLRHIAPDGLRP comes from the coding sequence ATGGACGTGAGCGTATTTGGTACGGGCTATGTTGGCCTGATACAAGCAGCCGCACTTGCCGATGTCGGACATCGCGTATTGTGCGTCGATATAGACCCGAACAAGATTAAACAACTGCAACAGGCAGTACCGCCTATTAGCGAACCGGGTCTTTCGGCAACTTTGGAAGAAAACATCAAGGCCGGGCGTTTGTTATTCAGCACCCAGGCCAGCGATGCGGTGGAACATGCCGGACTGATCTTCATCGCCGTGGGCACGCCAGCCGACGAAGACGGCTCCGCCGACCTCAGCCATGTGCTCAACGTGGCGCGGCAGATCGCAAGCTTCATGGAGGACGACCGCACGCTGATCATCAAATCCACGGTGCCGGTCGGCACGGCGGATCAGGTGCTGCACACCGCTGAAGAAGAACTGCAACGGCGCGGCAAAAGCGCTCTGGCGGTTCGGGTGGTGTCCAACCCCGAATTTCTCAAGGAAGGCAGCGCCCTCGCCGACTGCATGCGTCCGGACCGGATCATCGTCGGCACCCGCGACGATCTGGCCCGCGAGCAGATGAGCGAGCTGTACGCGCCGTTCTGCCGCAACCACGAAAAACTGATGTTCATGGACAACCGCAGCGCCGAGCTGACCAAGTACGCGGCCAACGCGATGCTCGCCACCCGCATCAGTTTCATGAACGAGCTAGCCAACCTTACCGAACTGCTCGGCGCCGACATCGAAGCGGTGCGCAAGGGCATCGGTTCCGACCCGCGCATCGGCTATCACTTCATCTACCCCGGCTGCGGTTTTGGCGGCTCGTGCTTTCCCAAGGACCTGCGCGCCCTGCTGCACACCGCCGAACACAACGGCATGCCGCTCAAACTGCTGCGCAGCGTCACCGACGTCAACGACAGCCAGCGGCACATCCTGTTCAGCAAACTCAAGGCGCAATTCCCTCAAGGCCTGGCCGGCAAGTCGATCGCGATCTGGGGCCTGGCGTTCAAGCCGAACACCGATGACATGCGCGAAGCCCCCAGCCGTTATCTGATGGATGCGCTGTGGGCCGAAGGCGCCAGCGTGCAGGCCTACGATCCGGAAGCAATGTCCGAGTGCCGGCGCATTTACGGTTACCGCAATGACCTGCACCTGTGCGCCACCCGCGACGACACTCTGGAAGACGCCGATGCTCTGGTGATCTGCACCGAGTGGAAAAATTTCCGCGTGGTGGATTTCGAGCTGCTGGCCAGCAAGCTGCGCTCCAAAGTCATCATCGACGGGCGCAACCTCTACAACCCGGAACAAGTCGCAGCCGCCGGCCTGCACTACAGCGGCATCGGTCTGCGCCACATCGCGCCTGACGGGTTGCGGCCATGA
- a CDS encoding glycosyltransferase family 2 protein: MIAIDSTSKQLPAFSLVLVNYKTPEITRMCLEFLQQYVKDHQIPVWVVDNDSADESLIYLRSLDWINLIERPSPGKEAGHIAHGKALDLALAKVETDYLFLLHTDTFVFDSTVFSMMMKECMQSLDTAAVGCVEQLDRGVLRDTWRLSSRYFKHYFRRARQHLGLPSRDPKPYRETHLKSFCTLWNARLIKAHGLHFSMDDRVPGYTLQDRLSNLGYGIKCLSPRKIFRYLDHIQAGTVAAIGGYGTQHRRTTMYQETLKRLQLQQGMRPAKS, translated from the coding sequence ATGATTGCGATCGATTCCACCTCGAAACAACTGCCGGCCTTCAGTCTTGTATTGGTCAATTACAAGACGCCGGAAATAACCCGGATGTGCCTGGAGTTTCTCCAGCAATACGTCAAGGATCATCAAATTCCGGTGTGGGTGGTGGACAACGATTCTGCCGATGAAAGCCTGATCTACTTGCGGTCTCTGGACTGGATCAACTTGATCGAGCGCCCGTCACCCGGCAAGGAAGCGGGGCATATTGCTCATGGCAAGGCACTTGATCTGGCACTTGCGAAAGTTGAAACCGATTACCTGTTTTTGCTGCACACCGACACTTTCGTTTTTGACAGTACTGTCTTTTCGATGATGATGAAAGAGTGTATGCAATCTTTGGATACAGCGGCGGTCGGTTGCGTCGAGCAATTGGATCGCGGCGTCCTTAGAGACACCTGGCGCTTGTCTTCGCGTTACTTCAAACACTATTTCCGCCGGGCGAGACAGCACTTGGGGTTGCCGTCCCGAGATCCAAAACCCTACCGGGAAACCCACCTGAAAAGCTTCTGCACCTTGTGGAATGCACGACTGATCAAGGCTCACGGGCTGCATTTTTCGATGGACGACCGGGTCCCGGGTTACACGCTGCAGGATCGTTTAAGCAACCTCGGCTACGGCATCAAATGCCTCTCGCCACGGAAGATCTTCCGCTACCTCGATCACATCCAGGCCGGCACCGTGGCCGCGATCGGTGGATACGGCACACAACACCGCCGCACCACCATGTATCAGGAAACGCTCAAGCGCCTTCAGTTACAACAAGGCATGCGACCTGCCAAATCGTAA
- a CDS encoding ABC transporter ATP-binding protein has translation MLQVQNVFKSYLTPQGPLPVLQGIDLTLRPGSSLALMGESGSGKSTLLHLIAGLDKVDSGSISSGEHRLDRMNEAQLANWRRTEIGLVFQQYNLIGSLRIEDNLAFQARLAGRHDPRWQHHLVQRLGLGELLKRYPEQLSGGQQQRVALGRALAAQPKLLLADEPTGSLDEATSDEVLRLLLELLDDTPTTLLMVTHSQRVAARLAERVVLSSGRLT, from the coding sequence ATGCTCCAGGTTCAAAACGTCTTCAAAAGCTACCTCACCCCGCAAGGCCCGTTGCCGGTGCTGCAAGGCATCGACCTGACGCTCAGGCCCGGCAGCAGCCTGGCGCTGATGGGCGAGTCGGGCAGCGGCAAGAGCACGCTGCTGCACCTGATCGCCGGGCTCGACAAAGTCGACAGCGGCAGCATCAGCAGCGGCGAACATCGGCTGGACCGGATGAACGAGGCGCAACTGGCCAACTGGCGGCGCACCGAAATCGGTCTGGTGTTCCAGCAGTACAACCTGATCGGCAGCCTGCGGATCGAAGACAATCTGGCGTTTCAGGCGCGGCTCGCCGGGCGGCATGACCCGCGCTGGCAGCATCATCTGGTGCAGCGTCTGGGGCTGGGCGAATTGCTCAAGCGCTATCCCGAACAACTCTCCGGCGGCCAACAACAACGAGTCGCGCTCGGTCGGGCGCTGGCCGCGCAACCGAAACTGCTGCTGGCCGACGAGCCCACCGGCAGCCTCGACGAAGCAACCAGCGACGAGGTGCTGCGACTGTTGCTGGAATTGCTCGATGACACTCCGACCACCTTGCTGATGGTCACGCATAGTCAACGCGTGGCGGCGCGGCTGGCGGAGCGCGTGGTGTTGTCCAGCGGTCGGCTGACGTGA
- a CDS encoding NAD-dependent epimerase yields MKILVTGAAGFIGAHCVLRLVRDGHQVIGLDNFNGYYDPQLKHDRVDWVREQVGDFQLATIDLADASALQALFVRERPQVVVHLAAQAGVRYSLENPRAYLDSNLDGFLNILECCRRHPVEHLIYASSSSVYGANQHTPYSVQDGVNHPLSLYAATKKANELMAHSYSHLFGIACTGLRFFTVYGPWGRPDMSPIQFAKAISEGSPLRLFNYGEHQRDFTYIDDIIESIARLIERAPRANPEWDREQPDPASSMAPWRLFNIGGQHPVELKTYLALLEKHLGQKAVVELLPLQPGDVLNTCAEASDLAQATGFQPRIELDEGLGRFIAWFRDYYPTAYRPRAARG; encoded by the coding sequence ATGAAAATCCTCGTCACCGGTGCGGCCGGGTTCATTGGTGCTCATTGCGTGCTGCGGCTGGTGCGCGACGGGCATCAGGTGATCGGTCTGGACAACTTCAACGGCTACTACGATCCGCAGCTCAAGCACGATCGGGTGGACTGGGTGCGGGAACAGGTCGGGGACTTCCAGCTCGCCACGATTGACCTGGCGGACGCATCGGCCCTGCAAGCGCTGTTCGTCCGCGAACGGCCACAAGTCGTGGTGCACCTCGCGGCGCAGGCCGGGGTGCGTTATTCGCTGGAAAATCCACGGGCCTATCTGGACAGCAACCTCGACGGTTTCCTGAACATCCTGGAGTGCTGCCGCCGGCACCCGGTCGAGCACCTGATCTACGCCTCGTCCAGTTCGGTGTACGGCGCCAACCAGCACACGCCGTACTCGGTGCAGGACGGCGTCAATCACCCGCTGTCGCTGTACGCCGCGACCAAGAAAGCCAATGAATTGATGGCCCACAGTTACAGCCATCTGTTCGGCATTGCCTGCACCGGGCTGCGGTTTTTCACGGTGTACGGACCCTGGGGCCGGCCGGACATGTCGCCGATCCAGTTCGCCAAGGCGATCAGCGAAGGCTCACCGCTGCGGCTGTTCAACTACGGCGAGCATCAGCGCGATTTCACCTACATCGACGACATCATCGAAAGCATCGCGCGCCTGATCGAGCGCGCGCCCCGGGCCAATCCCGAGTGGGACCGCGAACAACCCGACCCGGCCAGCAGCATGGCCCCGTGGCGCCTGTTCAACATCGGCGGCCAGCACCCGGTCGAGCTGAAAACCTACCTCGCCCTGCTGGAAAAACACCTCGGCCAGAAAGCCGTGGTCGAGCTACTGCCACTGCAACCGGGCGACGTACTCAACACCTGCGCCGAAGCCAGCGACCTGGCCCAGGCCACCGGGTTCCAGCCCCGGATCGAGCTGGATGAGGGACTGGGGCGGTTCATCGCCTGGTTCCGCGATTACTACCCCACTGCCTATCGCCCACGCGCCGCACGCGGCTGA
- a CDS encoding sugar transferase has product MTGHEKGVPIQHLVRDKRMDPEQRMRLDAAIHRQGQGWVTGREGGRPWQLSRTNRVVACLGALMILLMISPLLIGLALAIKFTSKGPVMFVQKRTGYRGRKFGMYKFRTMVANAEELKESLRHLNKHGADAIDFKIDQDPRITGIGGFLRRTSLDELPNLINVVTGDMRLVGPRPTSFNAYRYKDSHLARLAIYPGMTGLWQISGRSNIDFDQRVELDLSYIAEQSLLLDLKILLKTPFKVFSGHGAS; this is encoded by the coding sequence ATGACTGGACATGAAAAAGGTGTACCGATCCAACATCTGGTGCGTGACAAGCGCATGGATCCGGAACAGCGAATGCGCCTCGACGCGGCGATCCATCGTCAGGGCCAGGGCTGGGTGACCGGTCGCGAAGGTGGCCGGCCGTGGCAACTGTCGCGCACCAACCGGGTGGTGGCCTGCCTCGGCGCACTGATGATTCTGCTGATGATTTCGCCGCTGCTGATCGGTCTGGCGCTGGCCATCAAGTTCACCAGCAAAGGCCCGGTGATGTTCGTGCAGAAACGCACCGGTTATCGCGGCCGCAAGTTCGGCATGTACAAGTTCCGGACCATGGTCGCCAACGCCGAAGAGCTCAAGGAGTCGCTGCGCCACCTGAACAAGCACGGTGCCGACGCCATCGACTTCAAGATCGACCAGGACCCGCGCATCACCGGGATCGGCGGTTTCCTGCGGCGCACCAGCCTCGACGAACTGCCCAACCTGATCAACGTAGTGACCGGCGACATGCGCCTGGTCGGCCCTCGCCCGACCTCGTTCAACGCCTACCGCTACAAGGACAGTCACCTCGCCCGCCTGGCGATCTACCCCGGCATGACCGGCCTGTGGCAGATCTCCGGACGCAGCAACATCGACTTCGACCAGCGCGTTGAGTTGGACCTCAGCTACATCGCCGAGCAGAGCCTTTTGCTTGATCTGAAGATTCTGTTGAAAACCCCCTTCAAAGTATTCAGCGGCCACGGAGCAAGCTAA
- a CDS encoding FtsX-like permease family protein gives MALLSHWRRHPVQFFSVLTGLWLATSLLTGVEALNSQARDSYARASQLIGGEPQASLSTPNGATFPQQWFVDLRRLGWPVSPVLQGRLILKDHENQRLQLMGIEPVSLPGDSAIAGQAMPIERIVEFFSPPGSTWISPETLRALNLTEGVTPSTESGQTLPPLRAQADMAPGVLLVDIGVAQRVLEQPDQLSRLLLPKDFHADVPAAFKAQLQLKSSGEENNLARLTESFHLNLDALGFLSFIVGLFIVHAAIGLALEQRRGLLRTLRACGVSARMLIACLIVELGALALIGGLFGVVSGYWLASVLLPDVAASLRGLYGAEVAGQLRLSPWWWFSGIGLSLLGGLLAGANSLLRAARLPLLAVADPQAWHQQHARWLRRQGWVAGVCAAIALAALVWGNSLASGFVLMAGLLLGAALALPVLLSALLNGLLGRSRSVLGQWFLADCRQQLPALSLALMALLLAMAANIGAGSMTAGFRQTFNDWLEQRLTAELYLNPSNPAQARELYTWLKQQPNVTAIMPNWQVSVTLQGWPADVFGIIDHPHYRQHWPLLEARGDDPWAALAKDDAVMLSEQLARRLKVTPGDHLTIPTPGGSWSPRIVGIYADYGNPKGHVLVNSNHLLRGWPQLTPNRFNLRIDPPNIPALLTALQARFQLDDSRIVDQARLKGWSVQVFERTFAATAALNSLTLAVAGVALFISLLTQSQSRLGQLAPLWALGVTRRQLMLLNLGQTWLLALLTLVLALPLGIGLAWCLDAVINVQAFGWRLPLRVFPLQLLQLMGLALLATLLASAWPLYSLYRTQPADLLRTFAHED, from the coding sequence ATGGCGCTGCTCAGTCACTGGCGACGCCATCCGGTGCAGTTTTTCAGCGTGCTAACCGGATTGTGGCTGGCCACCAGTCTGTTGACCGGGGTCGAAGCACTCAACAGTCAGGCGCGGGACAGTTATGCCCGGGCCAGCCAGTTGATCGGCGGCGAACCCCAGGCCAGCCTCAGCACGCCGAACGGCGCGACGTTCCCGCAACAATGGTTCGTTGACCTGCGGCGTCTGGGCTGGCCGGTGTCGCCGGTGCTGCAAGGGCGGCTGATTCTTAAAGACCATGAAAACCAACGCCTGCAATTGATGGGCATCGAGCCCGTCTCGTTGCCCGGCGACAGCGCGATCGCCGGGCAGGCGATGCCGATCGAGCGCATCGTCGAATTCTTCAGCCCGCCGGGCAGCACCTGGATTTCTCCCGAAACCTTGCGGGCGCTGAACCTCACCGAGGGCGTGACTCCGAGTACGGAATCAGGTCAGACATTGCCGCCGCTGCGGGCGCAAGCCGACATGGCTCCCGGCGTGTTGCTGGTGGATATTGGTGTTGCTCAGCGCGTGCTCGAACAACCTGATCAACTGTCGCGTCTGCTGTTACCGAAGGATTTTCACGCCGACGTCCCGGCAGCATTCAAGGCTCAGTTGCAGCTCAAAAGCAGTGGCGAGGAAAACAACCTGGCGCGACTGACCGAGAGCTTCCACCTCAACCTCGATGCCCTCGGGTTTCTCTCGTTCATCGTCGGTTTGTTCATTGTTCACGCGGCTATCGGTCTGGCGCTGGAGCAGCGCCGGGGACTGCTGCGCACCTTGAGGGCCTGCGGGGTCAGCGCGCGGATGCTGATCGCTTGCCTGATCGTCGAACTCGGCGCACTGGCGTTGATCGGCGGGTTGTTCGGCGTGGTCAGCGGTTACTGGTTGGCGAGCGTGCTGTTGCCGGACGTCGCCGCCAGCCTGCGCGGTCTGTACGGCGCGGAAGTGGCGGGGCAGTTGCGCCTGAGCCCGTGGTGGTGGTTCAGCGGCATCGGTTTGAGTTTGCTCGGCGGGTTGCTGGCCGGGGCCAACAGTCTGTTGCGGGCGGCGCGTCTGCCGTTGCTGGCGGTGGCGGATCCTCAGGCCTGGCATCAGCAACATGCGCGCTGGTTGCGGCGTCAGGGGTGGGTGGCCGGCGTATGTGCAGCGATTGCGTTGGCGGCGCTGGTGTGGGGCAACAGCCTGGCCAGCGGTTTTGTGTTGATGGCGGGGCTGTTGCTTGGTGCCGCGCTGGCATTGCCGGTGTTGCTCAGTGCGCTGCTCAACGGTTTGCTTGGGCGCAGCCGCTCGGTGCTCGGGCAGTGGTTTCTCGCCGATTGCCGCCAGCAATTGCCGGCGCTGAGTCTGGCGTTGATGGCGCTGCTGCTGGCGATGGCGGCGAACATCGGCGCCGGCAGCATGACCGCCGGTTTCCGCCAGACCTTCAATGACTGGCTCGAACAACGACTCACCGCCGAGCTTTACCTGAACCCGAGCAACCCGGCGCAGGCGCGAGAGTTGTACACCTGGCTCAAACAGCAACCGAACGTTACGGCGATCATGCCCAACTGGCAGGTTTCGGTGACACTGCAAGGCTGGCCGGCGGACGTGTTCGGGATCATCGATCATCCGCACTATCGCCAGCACTGGCCGTTGCTCGAAGCGCGGGGCGATGACCCGTGGGCGGCGCTGGCCAAGGACGATGCGGTGATGCTCAGCGAACAACTGGCGCGTCGCCTGAAAGTCACGCCGGGCGATCACCTGACGATCCCCACGCCGGGCGGGTCATGGTCGCCGCGCATCGTCGGCATTTACGCCGACTACGGCAATCCCAAGGGCCATGTGCTGGTCAACAGCAATCACCTGCTGCGCGGCTGGCCGCAGCTGACGCCAAACCGCTTCAACCTGCGCATCGACCCGCCGAACATCCCGGCGTTGCTCACGGCCTTGCAGGCACGCTTCCAGCTTGATGACAGCCGGATCGTCGATCAGGCGCGGCTCAAGGGCTGGTCGGTGCAAGTCTTCGAACGCACCTTCGCCGCGACTGCCGCGCTGAATAGCCTGACGCTGGCCGTCGCCGGCGTGGCGCTGTTCATCAGCCTGCTGACCCAGAGTCAGAGCCGTCTCGGCCAGCTCGCACCGTTGTGGGCGCTGGGCGTGACGCGGCGGCAATTGATGCTGCTCAACCTCGGGCAAACGTGGTTGTTGGCGCTGCTGACGCTGGTGCTGGCCTTGCCGTTGGGCATCGGTTTGGCGTGGTGCCTGGACGCGGTGATCAACGTTCAGGCCTTTGGCTGGCGTCTGCCGCTGCGGGTGTTTCCATTGCAGTTGCTGCAACTGATGGGGCTGGCGCTGCTGGCGACGTTGCTGGCTTCGGCGTGGCCGCTGTATTCGCTGTACCGCACGCAACCGGCGGACCTGCTGAGGACGTTTGCCCATGAGGACTAG
- a CDS encoding lipocalin-like domain-containing protein, producing the protein MRTRFAVVFLAVFLAVFLALLLSGCDNPAPEQKGFAGMGAQAQAFTTVVPGRVFSFPADHGAHDGFRIEWWYVTANLKDAQGNDFGVQWTLFRSALNASPQQPGWANQTIWLGHAAVTSASVHHAAERYARGGVGQAGVRAAPFEAWIDDWRFVSQASDPLADLQLSARDKNFSYQLRLTSSRPLVLQGDKGFSQKSEQGQASYYYSQPFFQASGTLQIDGQTYTVNGPAWLDREWSSQPLTANQTGWDWFSLHLDGGEHVMLYRMRQKEGAPYLTGTWIAADGQTETLHANQIKLTPQDTAKVAGRSMPVRWSIGIPEKNLQITLDAINPDAWMNLRIPYWEGPVRLSGNRGGQGYLEMTGY; encoded by the coding sequence ATGAGGACTAGGTTTGCGGTGGTGTTTCTGGCGGTTTTTCTGGCGGTTTTTCTGGCGTTGTTGCTCAGTGGTTGCGACAACCCCGCACCGGAACAGAAGGGGTTTGCCGGGATGGGCGCTCAGGCGCAGGCCTTCACGACGGTGGTGCCGGGGCGGGTTTTCAGCTTCCCGGCGGATCACGGCGCCCATGACGGTTTTCGGATTGAATGGTGGTACGTGACGGCCAATCTCAAGGATGCGCAGGGCAACGACTTCGGCGTGCAGTGGACGTTGTTTCGCAGCGCCCTGAATGCCTCGCCGCAGCAGCCGGGCTGGGCCAACCAGACGATCTGGCTCGGGCATGCGGCGGTGACATCCGCCAGCGTCCACCACGCCGCCGAGCGTTACGCCCGTGGCGGGGTCGGGCAGGCCGGGGTGCGTGCGGCGCCGTTCGAGGCGTGGATCGACGACTGGCGTTTCGTCAGCCAGGCAAGCGATCCGCTGGCCGACCTGCAACTCAGCGCCCGGGACAAGAACTTCAGCTACCAGCTGCGCCTGACCTCCAGCCGCCCGCTGGTGCTGCAAGGCGACAAGGGTTTCAGCCAGAAATCCGAACAGGGCCAGGCGTCTTATTACTACAGTCAGCCGTTTTTCCAGGCCAGCGGCACCCTGCAGATCGACGGCCAGACCTACACCGTCAACGGCCCGGCGTGGCTTGATCGCGAGTGGAGCAGCCAGCCGCTGACCGCCAACCAGACGGGCTGGGACTGGTTCTCCCTGCATCTGGACGGCGGCGAACACGTCATGCTCTACCGCATGCGCCAGAAGGAAGGCGCGCCATATCTCACCGGTACATGGATTGCCGCCGATGGCCAGACCGAAACCCTGCACGCCAACCAGATCAAGCTGACCCCGCAGGACACTGCGAAGGTCGCCGGCCGTTCGATGCCGGTGCGCTGGTCGATCGGCATTCCGGAAAAAAACCTGCAGATCACCCTCGATGCAATCAACCCCGACGCCTGGATGAACCTGCGCATTCCCTATTGGGAAGGGCCGGTGCGCCTGAGCGGCAACCGGGGCGGGCAGGGTTATCTGGAGATGACCGGGTACTGA
- a CDS encoding sulfatase-like hydrolase/transferase, with the protein MFRYLKELLLIIYLLLYFEYYLDRLNAMGMGLAVLLFGAMFLTLTFALLLTAYIRQNFIRHLFALTMFVSAVFFDVYTRVTADYLTYSSFVSLVYSGGFIQEAAYQYRGAIIHGLLNGLLLLFGIGLKPRHAIAVPNALRIAAPLCGVLLLSAVLFVRAGEGARGLPIMYTPLAYLNLFGYEALHNTVGPREPVTLARNGPAVGHDIVLIIDESISGNYLDINAPFGVHSNLKQAHPGVEIFNYGYAASIANCSADTNITLRYGGTRADYMRINSTLPSIWQYAKKAGMRTVYIDAQRTGGNLQNLMNDAEKKDIDEFVQFDQTSVRDRDMAAAAKLIELLNDDKPELVLINKVGAHFPVHDKYPDAFMAYRPTLPRGQFTEVADTGERTGFNGQPDDWVLYRNAYKNTVLWNVGEFFSRVFAQANLNNALLIYTSDHGQDLHERGNPGLNTHCGGDPVEEEGLVPLVVIQGDQLQTLDWSAQLAANKNRSSHYNIFPTLLQLMGYDLPGIEAVYGKPLSVATADEFTFNYRFNARLGAKPEWKHIDLNSIVTPGEAPTSVAVGQ; encoded by the coding sequence ATGTTTCGATATCTGAAAGAACTGCTTTTAATTATTTATCTGCTGCTTTATTTCGAATATTACCTTGACCGCTTAAATGCGATGGGTATGGGGCTGGCAGTACTTCTTTTTGGCGCGATGTTTTTGACGCTAACGTTTGCGTTATTACTAACGGCCTATATACGTCAGAATTTCATTCGGCATTTGTTCGCATTGACAATGTTTGTTTCGGCGGTGTTCTTCGATGTTTATACGAGGGTGACCGCCGATTACCTGACCTACAGCAGTTTCGTCTCGCTGGTGTACTCCGGCGGCTTCATCCAGGAAGCGGCGTATCAGTATCGAGGGGCGATCATCCACGGGCTGCTCAACGGGTTGTTGCTGTTGTTCGGGATCGGTCTCAAGCCACGACACGCGATTGCGGTACCCAATGCCTTGCGGATCGCCGCGCCGCTGTGCGGTGTGTTGCTGCTCAGCGCCGTGTTGTTCGTGCGGGCCGGCGAGGGCGCGCGGGGACTGCCGATCATGTATACGCCGCTGGCCTACCTGAACCTGTTCGGCTACGAAGCGCTGCACAACACCGTCGGTCCGCGTGAGCCGGTGACCCTGGCGCGCAATGGCCCGGCGGTCGGCCATGACATCGTGCTGATCATCGACGAGAGCATTTCCGGCAATTACCTGGACATCAACGCGCCGTTCGGCGTGCACAGCAACCTCAAGCAAGCGCACCCAGGTGTCGAGATCTTCAATTACGGCTATGCGGCGTCCATCGCCAATTGCAGCGCCGACACCAACATCACCCTGCGCTACGGCGGCACCCGCGCCGACTACATGCGCATCAACAGCACGCTGCCGTCGATCTGGCAGTACGCCAAAAAGGCCGGCATGCGCACGGTCTACATCGACGCTCAGCGCACCGGCGGCAACCTGCAGAACCTGATGAACGACGCCGAGAAAAAGGACATCGACGAATTCGTGCAATTCGACCAGACCAGCGTGCGCGACCGCGACATGGCTGCCGCCGCCAAACTGATCGAGCTGCTCAACGACGACAAGCCGGAGCTTGTGTTGATCAACAAGGTCGGGGCGCATTTTCCGGTGCACGACAAATACCCCGACGCCTTCATGGCCTACCGCCCGACCTTGCCCCGCGGGCAGTTCACGGAAGTCGCCGATACCGGCGAACGCACTGGTTTCAACGGCCAGCCGGATGACTGGGTGCTGTATCGCAACGCCTACAAGAACACCGTGCTGTGGAATGTCGGCGAGTTTTTCTCGCGGGTGTTTGCCCAGGCCAATCTGAACAACGCGTTGCTGATCTACACCTCCGACCACGGCCAGGATTTGCACGAACGCGGCAATCCGGGACTCAACACCCACTGCGGCGGCGATCCGGTGGAGGAAGAAGGACTGGTGCCGCTGGTGGTGATTCAGGGCGATCAGTTGCAGACGCTCGACTGGTCGGCGCAACTGGCGGCGAACAAGAACCGCTCCAGTCACTACAACATCTTCCCGACACTCTTGCAGTTGATGGGCTACGACCTGCCGGGGATCGAAGCGGTGTACGGCAAACCACTGAGCGTGGCGACGGCGGACGAATTCACCTTCAACTACCGCTTCAACGCGCGGCTGGGGGCCAAACCCGAGTGGAAACACATCGACCTGAACAGCATCGTGACGCCGGGTGAGGCGCCGACGAGTGTGGCGGTGGGTCAGTAA